The region GAAAAAAATATGGCCAAAGCCAACAAATCTGCTGCCAAGAAGCCCGCTGCCAGAGCCACCGCAAGCCAAAAGGTCGCCAAGACCCAACTGATCGAGATGGTGGCAGACAAATCCAGCCTGAACAAGAAGCAGGCCGGCGAAGCGGTCGCCACTGTGCTGGACACCATCGTGGAGGCGCTGCGCAGTGGCAAGAGCGTGGGCATGCCCGGCCTGGGCACCCTGAGCGTCACCAACACCGCCGCCCGTCAGGGTGTTCGGCCTGGCACCAGCGAACGCATCACCATTCCCGCCGGGAAGAAGGTGCGCTTCAAGGTGGCCACCACCCTCAAAGGCAACCTGTAATCCGGCCATGCCCTTCCTGCAACCTCTCCGGGCGCAGGAGTGGCCCTAGCTCTCAGGTACAGGCACTCCCTGAGCCTTCCCTGATGCCTGCCCAGCCTCCGCGCTGGGCAATGTCTTTTTTGAAGCATCTGCGACTCCTGTCGTGTCGCTCAGCCCTCACACGGTTTCCGTCCAATCCGTTATCGAATCGGGAAAACGCCCATTCGAGAACTCCTCTCCCAGTAACCGTTCTGTTCCTTCTCGCTCTGCTCG is a window of Deinococcus fonticola DNA encoding:
- a CDS encoding HU family DNA-binding protein; translated protein: MAKANKSAAKKPAARATASQKVAKTQLIEMVADKSSLNKKQAGEAVATVLDTIVEALRSGKSVGMPGLGTLSVTNTAARQGVRPGTSERITIPAGKKVRFKVATTLKGNL